The Methanococcus voltae PS genome segment TAACATAATCATACTCTGTAGATGTACAAACGGTTCCTAAAAATTTTACACCCGTTTTCAATGCAACATTAAAAGCCACGTAAGACGCTATTTTAATATCTGTATCGATTGGCAATGCCGAACCATGATTTTCTAGATACGAACCCATTGCAATAACGCCTATTTCATGAACTTTTTTGTTTTCTTCAAGTAATTTTCCAGAATTTAATCTTAATTCAAATATATCACTCATTATATCACAAAATATTACAAAAGTTTAAAGTATATCATAAATTTAAAGTTATAACGATTTAAAATCAAAAGTTTCAATTTTTAATGTTCAATTGAATTTTTAATTATTTTGGTAGTTAACTTATTTAACATTAGTTATTTGATTTTATCAAAGCATCTGAACTAAGTTAAAAAATATATAATTCTAAAAAATAGGAAATTGGATTGTAATAAAATATTTGATTATTTTGTTAATTTTATTTTTATTACTTTATTATTCGTTTAAGTTGGCTCTATCTTTAAATTTTAAAGCTCTTCTATATGTTCCGTATTTATCCAATGGCGAATATCTAGGCGGTTTAACTGTTATTGCTTTACCACCGCACTTGCAGACATTTTGCATAGTATATTCTCCACATAGTGTGCATTTTTTTAATTGCATCATCTCACCTTTGTGAGTATATTACGTAATTATATACATAATTATTCTTCAATTCTTATAAAGTCGCCTTTTCCGTCAGCATATTTAACAATATCGTTCATAGCTTCATTAGCTACACTTCTTAAGACTTCTTCACCGCTTTTATAATCTGGCGCAATTACTTCGATTCTATATTTTGGAGCCCCAATGTAGGAAACGTCAACTTGAACATCTTCGTAAGGATTAGCTTTTATTGCTTTTTTAATTACTTTTTTAATTACTTTTATTCCATCTGGTTCTGTAGTTGAAAGTGATAACATACCATCTACTTTAACATTTGAGAGTTCGATGTTCTCTTTTGCAATCTTATAT includes the following:
- a CDS encoding nucleolar RNA-binding Nop10p family protein, which encodes MQLKKCTLCGEYTMQNVCKCGGKAITVKPPRYSPLDKYGTYRRALKFKDRANLNE